The genomic interval TTCCAGAGCAATATAGAAAAGCGTATGCACAACAAGAAGCTAATGGAAATAAATTAATTTGGGATTATTTACATCCATTAGAGCACAATGGTAAACAAATAAAAGAAACAGAATATTTAACAGATGCCTTTTCTAGAGAAGCGGTTCGTTTTATTACAGATGCTGGTAAAAACGAAGATCCTTTTTTCTTATATCTTGCATACAATGCACCTCATACACCTTTAGAAGCAAAAGAAGAAGATCTTAAGTTGTTTTCTCATATAAAAGATAAAAAAAGAAGAACCTATGCTGCTATGGTGTATGCTGTAGATCGTGGAGTTAAAAGAATTTTACAATCATTAAAAGATTCTAATCAGTTAGAAAATACTTTAATTATCTTTTTAAGTGATAACGGAGGAAAAACGACTTCTGGAGCAACAAATTTTCCTTTAAAAGAAGGAAAAGGAAGTGCTTATGAAGGCGGTTATAGAGTTCCTATGTTTTTCAATTGGCCAAATGTTGTGCCTGCGGGGAATACGTTTAATGCCCCAGTTTCTGCTTTAGATTTTTATCCAACTTTAGCAAAATTAGCAGGAGCAGAAATTCCTACAGGAAAAAAACTAGATGGTAAAAATATTTGGGATAATTTTTTAATGAATAAAGATTCTTATAAAGATGATAATATTTTTGTGATGCGTCACAGAAATGGTTTTAGTGATGTTGGTGTTCGAAAAAATGATTGGAAAGCTGTAAAAGCATACAATCAAAAATGGAAATTGTTCAATATTACAAATGATATTGAAGAGAAAAATGATGTAAAAAATCAACATCCAGAAATCTTACAAGATTTAGTAAAAGATGCAGAAGA from Polaribacter sejongensis carries:
- a CDS encoding sulfatase-like hydrolase/transferase codes for the protein MKKIVTIISAFFLLATISCTSTKDKSNSKTVAKTTSTIETPARPNILFILCDDLGYSDVGFNGSKDIPTPNLDALANNGTIFTSAYVAHPFCGPSRAALMTGRYPHEIGAQFNLPPNSGETIKKGISLEETFISKVLDEAGYNTGAIGKWHLGSNPEFHPNVRGFDDFFGFLGGGHNYFPEQYRKAYAQQEANGNKLIWDYLHPLEHNGKQIKETEYLTDAFSREAVRFITDAGKNEDPFFLYLAYNAPHTPLEAKEEDLKLFSHIKDKKRRTYAAMVYAVDRGVKRILQSLKDSNQLENTLIIFLSDNGGKTTSGATNFPLKEGKGSAYEGGYRVPMFFNWPNVVPAGNTFNAPVSALDFYPTLAKLAGAEIPTGKKLDGKNIWDNFLMNKDSYKDDNIFVMRHRNGFSDVGVRKNDWKAVKAYNQKWKLFNITNDIEEKNDVKNQHPEILQDLVKDAEDWSKLHIQPFWWHNVKTGVEWKKDNMPKFDETFKLD